The proteins below are encoded in one region of Engystomops pustulosus chromosome 8, aEngPut4.maternal, whole genome shotgun sequence:
- the BCS1L gene encoding mitochondrial chaperone BCS1: MPLSDFLAALKDNPYFGAGFGLVGVGTALALARKSAQLGMVAFRRHYMITLEVPSKDKSYHWLLSWISHHAKRTQHLSVETSYLQHESGRISTKFDFVPSPGNHFIWYRNKWIRIERNREKQMIDLHTGTPWESVTFTAIGTNRDIFINILQEARELALRQQEGKTIMYTALGSEWRPFGFPRRRRPLTSVVLEEGISDKIVQDVKGFIDNPKWYSERGIPYRRGYLLYGPPGCGKSSFITALAGELEYSICLMSLSDNSLSDDRLNHLLSVAPQQSIILLEDVDAAFVSRDLAKENPTAYQGFGRLTFSGLLNALDGVASTEARIVFMTTNHIDRLDPALIRPGRVDVKQYIGHCTRWQLAQMFVRFYPDQPSSAAEEFADAALIAFKKISAAQMQGHFMMHKNDPTAAITNIHSLAA, translated from the exons ATGCCGCTATCAGATTTCCTGGCGGCTCTGAAGGACAACCCTTACTTTGGTGCAGGGTTTGGTCTGGTCGGTGTGGGCACAGCCTTGGCACTAGCCCGTAAAAGTGCCCAATTGGGGATGGTGGCCTTCAGGAGGCATTACATGATAACCCTGGAGGTCCCCAGTAAAGACAAGAGCTACCACTGGCTCCTGAGCTGGATCTCTCATCACGCCAAGCGCACCCAACACCTCAGCGTGGAGACGTCCTACCTACAGCACGAGAGCGGGCGCATCAGCACCAAGTTTGACTTTGTGCCCAGCCCTGGAAATCACTTCATATG GTATCGAAATAAGTGGATTCGCATAGAGCGGAATCGTGAAAAACAGATGATTGACTTACACACCGGAACTCCCTGGGAATCTGTCACTTTTACTGCAATAGGGACCAATCGTGACATTTTCATCAACATCCTGCAGGAAG CTAGAGAACTTGCTCTCCGCCAGCAGGAGGGGAAGACGATTATGTACACCGCTCTGGGCTCTGAATGGCGACCCTTTGGTTTCCCGAGGCGCCGGCGCCCTCTCACCTCTGTGGTGCTGGAAGAAGGAATTTCAGATAAGATTGTTCAGGATGTTAAAGGATTTATTGACAATCCCAAGTGGTACAGTGAGCGCG GAATCCCCTACAGAAGAGGATATCTCCTGTATGGGCCACCTGGGTGTGGGAAGAGCAGCTTCAT CACAGCCCTGGCCGGAGAGCTGGAGTACAGCATCTGTCTAATGAGCCTGAGTGACAACAGCCTCTCCGACGATCGTCTCAATCACCTCCTGAGCGTCGCTCCGCAGCAGAGCATCATTCTCCTAGAAGACGTGGACGCTGCTTTTGTCAGTAGGGACCTGGCCAAAGAAA ATCCCACTGCATATCAAGGATTTGGCCGGCTGACCTTCAGTGGTCTGTTAAACGCTCTGGATGGTGTCGCTTCTACTGAGGCTCGCATCGTATTCATGACAACAAATCACATTGACAG GTTGGACCCAGCGCTGATCCGTCCCGGCCGTGTGGATGTCAAGCAGTATATAGGACACTGCACCAGGTGGCAGCTGGCCCAGATGTTTGTGCGGTTTTACCCCGACCAGCCCAGCTCTGCCGCAGAGGAATTCGCGGACGCAGCGCTCATTGCCTTTAAGAAGATCAGTGCAGCCCAAATGCAAGGTCACTTCATGATGCACAAAAATGACCCGACGGCGGCCATTACTAACATCCACTCTCTGGCTGCATAA
- the ZNF142 gene encoding zinc finger protein 142, whose protein sequence is MSESRLLVATDWSGHSCEVVLQTLPVAQSQMEVFLEDNSLAEDRVELQSVYIQDKDSPLHDAAPVNTAEQEIFGICDGECCDEIGKSAVPVASLLPQDICHQLGDSAIPECPRISMSESQILITDQVIRQEENSHRGKKSAFTCPICGTDFKTPSELKEHFRGHPPPVQDVRCWQSGCPFVAENLKKFQSHLRREHRLTPVTCSHRACCLLFPGREEMSLHFRSHFPFHCDQCDFFSSNSKVFSHHKKSHVSSAEPEISPGQEAPGNDVTNHNSSAVVRGQKRRKMSQRVEMENPERNSNEENQNNATESGPQATRDIENDKEHLYKTHMCPECKRCFKKRTHLADHLHLHFPDPNLQCPNCGKFFTSRNKLKIHMMREAGEKVHRCPLCDYSAVEKNALNRHMASIHEGVSNFYSDTYSCPVCQEAFKLSQALKDHMKGHKTEQKMRCLEQGCDQALSDRKDFLRHLKEAHGIQGVECRYHACSLLFRSREEMELHRRNHYAFHCQECDFVCSNKHVFRKHKMRGHPGKEELLCHFCPYKSFNPVEYSDHVGKMHANEKIHRCRDCHFATAHKRVLMRHMLLHTGEKPHKCSQCDFVCRDISYLSKHMLTHSTDKNYMCTECGYITKWKHYLNVHMRKHSGDLRYHCNQCSYRCHRADQLSSHKLRHQGKTLICEICGFGCKRKTELQKHMQVKHSQSSQVPMYQCQHCSYQTRYKQTLRNHENGKHTKHREYRCALCPFRTFSNTSLFFHKRKSHGYIPGDQEWLERYASKQQENRSLDLLFPYKEDSSAEKQAMNRNCAAVEETVSDHTSECLQVDGLTEPAGNNGMSVADESLLAAITLEPVETCSIEMEDFPVRLELTESNELLAKESCEDPLPTREEILCFPESMAVEDHVNCGQDYEEEADPHVGDDQEKVESRVCITVQYNQDSAPCEINEKADEMPVHVNANLELQPGDIPVVVQESWADVVKGGVQLTIVCKSGELHETNVEEVEATTVSLDEPVDESNQPESILKALRKQDKEQAETLVLEGRVQMLVVQTNAQVYKCEKCSYITKKEGSIIQHTKTGCHLRRLSLECKECGASFKQQRGLNTHVLKKCPMRPKKKRTCLKTAILVERETTITDGLAGVGLVEESFEPNEALPSSHSLFQNQCNKNISERLLDSEEASAVASLSSGDQRSSALVVEKYRIEGGKFHCSLCSYSCSRECTMTSHVNQNCPELQKLPCLQSEATLRKEALLELENTEEMVEGIQNPEREAQESVGDGKNLYDSTIIRRLSCPSCAFTCTQERAMKTHKKKGCLKPGELQCPLCSFRCMSPGALKRHRELHKKYSQSRVQLQCKQCDFTCKQPRCMKQHVRIRHEGVKPHCCRYCDFSTTRRYRLEAHESLHTGVGRIACDSCSRTFGTNSKLRLHQRRVHEKMPTHFCKLCDYSGYSQNDVVRHMGSCHSGEAVFPCTVCQASFSSEAALKQHSLRKHQEKATHECLQCQFSCHSQATLRCHIQKQHPQLDCTVCRETFSCREQMEEHRKTHFSHHCQQCQYATKDRQQLISHYAEEHESSPLPGAEVDQAPLRCPFCSFSCRHQLVYDHHVKGHGATRVYKCSDCDYSTRNKQKITWHSRIHTGEKPYKCHLCTYACADPSRLKYHMRIHKDEKNYLCPECGYKCKWVNQLKYHMTKHTGLKPYQCEECDYCTNRADALRVHRETRHRDVRSFICEQCGKAFKTRFLLKTHLKKHSEEKPYVCNVCQRGFRWPAGLRHHYLTHTNQQPFFCQYCSYRAKQKFQVVKHIQRHHPNNPDLTQGVGKEPYLFSVHGHDATFQPIPECDGQPGGGTGH, encoded by the exons ATGTCGGAGTCCAGGCTATTGGTGGCCACTGATTGGAGTGGACATTCATGTGAAGTGGTTCTCCAGACATTACCAGTTGCTCAGAGCCAGATGGAGGTTTTTCTAGAAGATAATTCCCTGGCTGAGGACAGAGTGGAGCTTCAGTCTGTCTATATCCAGGACAAGGACTCTCCCCTGCATGACGCTGCCCCTGTGAATACGGCTGAGCAGGAGATATTTGGGATCTGTGATGGGGAATGTTGTGATGAGATTG GTAAGTCGGCGGTGCCCGTGGCCAGTCTGCTGCCCCAGGACATCTGCCATCAGCTTGGGGATTCAGCGATACCAGAATGTCCAAGAATCTCAATGTCTGAATCCCAAATCCTCATCACTGACCAAGTCATCCGGCAGGAGGAGAACTCTCATCGGGGCAAGAAGTCCGCCTTCACCTGCCCCATATGTGGTACTGACTTCAAGACCCCAAGTGAACTCAAGGAACATTTTCGGGGTCACCCTCCCCCGGTGCAGGACGTCCGGTGCTGGCAGAGCGGCTGCCCCTTTGTGGCTGAAAACTTGAAAAAGTTCCAGTCTCACCTGAGGCGGGAGCACAGGCTGACCCCGGTGACCTGCTCGCACCGCGCATGCTGTCTCCTCTTCCCCGGCCGCGAGGAGATGTCCCTGCACTTCCGCAGCCACTTCCCCTTCCACTGTGACCAGTGCGACTTCTTCAGCTCCAACTCCAAGGTTTTTTCCCACCACAAGAAATCTCACGTTAGTTCTGCGGAGCCTGAAATTAGCCCCGGGCAGGAGGCTCCTGGGAATG ATGTCACCAATCACAATTCATCCGCTGTGGTTAGAGGGCAAAAACGGCGAAAAATGTCACAGAGAGTAGAGATGGAGAATCCAGAGAGGAACAGCAATGAGGAAAACCAGAACAATGCCACGGAAAGTGGCCCGCAGGCTACAC GAGACATAGAGAATGACAAGGAGCATCTGTATAAGACGCACATGTGCCCGGAGTGCAAGCGATGCTTTAAGAAACGGACTCACTTAGCCGACCATCTCCATCTTCACTTTCCTGACCCGAACCTTCAGTGTCCAAACTGCGGCAAGTTCTTCACCAGCCGCAATAAGCTGAAGATCCACATGATGCGGGAGGCCGGGGAGAAAGTCCATCGCTGCCCCCTGTGCGACTACAGCGCCGTGGAGAAGAACGCTCTCAATCGCCACATGGCGAGTATTCACGAAGGAGTATCCAACTTCTACTCCGACACCTACTCCTGCCCCGTGTGCCAAGAAGCCTTTAAACTGAGCCAAGCACTGAAGGACCACATGAAGGGGCACAAGACGGAGCAGAAGATGCGATGCCTCGAGCAAGGATGTGACCAAGCCCTGTCCGATCGCAAAGACTTCCTGCGACACCTTAAGGAGGCCCACGGGATTCAGGGGGTGGAATGCCGCTACCACGCCTGCTCCTTACTCTTCAGGAGCCGCGAGGAGATGGAGCTCCACCGCAGGAACCATTACGCCTTCCACTGCCAGgagtgcgactttgtctgctcCAACAAACACGTCTTCCGGAAACACAAGATGCGCGGCCATCCGGGCAAAGAGGAGCTGCTGTGCCACTTCTGCCCCTACAAGAGCTTCAACCCGGTGGAATACTCTGACCACGTGGGCAAGATGCACGCCAACGAGAAGATCCACCGCTGCAGAGACTGTCACTTTGCCACCGCTCATAAGAGGGTGCTAATGCGTCACATGCTGCTGCACACAG GGGAGAAGCCTCACAAGTGCAGCCAGTGTGACTTTGTGTGCAGAGACATCAGTTACCTCTCCAAACACATGCTGACGCACTCCACGGACAAGAACTACATGTGCACCGAATGCGGATACATCACTAAATGGAAACACTACCTGAACGTGCACATGCGCAAGCACAGCGGGGACCTCAG GTACCATTGTAACCAGTGCTCCTACCGCTGTCATCGGGCAGATCAGCTCAGCAGCCATAAGCTCCGACACCAGGGAAAGACCCTCATCTGTGAGATCTGTGGATTCGGGTGCAAACGTAAAACTGAGCTTCAGAAACACATGCAAGTAAAGCATTCCCAGTCCTCCCAGGTCCCCATGTACCAGTGCCAGCACTGCAGCTACCAGACGAGGTACAAGCAGACGCTGCGCAACCATGAGAATGGCAAACACACAAAGCACCGGGAGTACCGCTGTGCCCTGTGCCCCTTCCGTACCTTCAGTAAtaccagcctcttcttccacaaGCGTAAGTCCCATGGATACATACCTGGCGATCAGGAATGGTTGGAGAGGTACGCCAGCAAGCAGCAGGAGAACAGAAGCCTGGACTTGCTATTTCCTTACAAAGAAGATTCCTCGGCCGAAAAACAGGCGATGAATAGGAACTGCGCAGCGGTGGAGGAAACCGTCAGTGATCACACCTCCGAATGCTTGCAGGTTGATGGTCTTACTGAACCAGCTGGAAACAATGGGATGTCAGTAGCAGATGAGTCCTTGCTGGCGGCCATTACCCTTGAGCCAGTAGAGACCTGCAGCATAGAAATGGAGGACTTCCCGGTGAGGCTTGAGCTTACCGAATCTAATGAACTCTTAGCCAAAGAGTCTTGTGAAGACCCTCTTCCTACCAGAGAGGAAATTCTCTGTTTCCCTGAGTCCATGGCAGTAGAGGACCATGTCAACTGTGGACAAGATTATGAGGAAGAAGCAGATCCGCATGTGGGGGATGATCAGGAGAAGGTGGAAAGCAGAGTCTGCATCACCGTACAATATAACCAAGACTCGGCCCCCTGCGAAATCAATGAGAAAGCTGATGAGATGCCCGTCCATGTAAATGCAAATCTAGAACTCCAACCAGGAGACATCCCAGTGGTAGTGCAGGAGTCCTGGGCAGATGTTGTGAAGGGTGGTGTCCAGCTGACCATAGTATGCAAGTCTGGCGAACTTCATGAAACCAACGTAGAAGAAGTTGAAGCCACCACCGTTTCTCTGGATGAACCAGTGGATGAGAGCAATCAGCCAGAGTCCATCTTAAAGGCGTTGAGGAAACAGGATAAGGAGCAAGCAGAAACACTTGTCTTGGAAGGGAGGGTCCAGATGCTGGTGGTCCAGACCAACGCTCAGGTTTACAAATGTGAGAAGTGTTCCTACATCACTAAGAAGGAAGGAAGCATCATTCAACACACCAAGACTGGCTGCCATCTGCGGAGATTGTCTCTGGAGTGTAAGGAGTGTGGAGCCAGCTTCAAGCAGCAGAGGGGACTTAATACTCATGTTCTCAAGAAGTGCCCCATGAGGCCTAAAAAGAAAAGAACTTGTCTTAAGACGGCCATATTGGTCGAGAGAGAAACTACTATCACAGATGGTCTTGCAGGTGTAGGCTTAGTTGAAGAATCATTTGAACCTAACGAAGCTTTACCTTCAAGTCATAGTTTATTCCAAAATCAGTGTAACAAAAATATTTCTGAAAGGTTATTAGATAGTGAGGAAGCAAGTGCAGTGGCATCTTTATCCTCCGGTGATCAGAGAAGCTCTGCATTGGTCGTTGAGAAGTACCGAATTGAAGGAGGAAAGTTTCACTGCTCGCTGTGCTCGTACTCTTGCTCCAGGGAGTGCACCATGACATCTCATGTCAACCAGAACTGCCCGGAGTTGCAGAAGCTTCCATGTCTACAGTCTGAGGCCACTTTGAGAAAGGAGGCACTTCTAGAACTAGAGAATACTGAAGAAATGGTTGAAGGCATCCAAAACCCAGAACGAGAGGCTCAAGAAAGTGTAGGAGATGGCAAAAACCTGTATGACTCAACCATCATCCGACGGCTTTCTTGCCCGTCCTGCGcctttacctgcacccaagaaCGAGCGATGAAAACCCACAAGAAGAAAGGTTGTTTAAAACCTGGCGAGCTCCAGTGCCCCTTGTGTTCTTTCCGATGCATGTCCCCAGGAGCTCTAAAACGTCATCGAGAGCTGCACAAGAAATATTCGCAGAGTCGAGTACAGCTCCAGTGCAAGCAATGCGACTTCACCTGCAAACAGCCGCGATGCATGAAGCAGCACGTGCGCATCCGCCACGAAGGCGTCAAACCTCACTGTTGCCGATATTGTGACTTCAGCACCACCAGGCGTTACCGCCTCGAAGCCCATGAGTCTCTGCACACCGGGGTCGGCCGGATAGCTTGCGATTCTTGTAGCAGAACCTTTGGCACAAACTCTAAACTGAGACTACACCAGAGGAGAGTCCACGAGAAGATGCCCACTCACTTCTGTAAGCTCTGTGATTATAGCGGGTATAGTCAGAATGACGTTGTACGGCACATGGGCAGCTGCCACAGCGGCGAGGCCGTCTTCCCTTGCACGGTTTGTCAGGCGAGTTTCAGCTCTGAGGCTGCATTGAAGCAGCACAGCCTGAGGAAACACCAAGAAAAGGCCACTCATGAATGTCTCCAGTGCCAGTTCTCCTGCCACAGCCAGGCCACACTGCGATGCCATATTCAGAAGCAGCACCCTCAGCTGGACTGCACCGTCTGCAGGGAGACCTTCTCTTGCCGGGAACAGATGGAAGAACATCGGAAAACCCATTTTTCCCACCACTGCCAACAGTGCCAGTATGCCACCAAAGATCGCCAGCAGCTGATCAGCCACTATGCGGAGGAGCATGAGAGCAGCCCCCTACCTGGTGCTGAGGTGGACCAGGCGCCCCTGCGCTGCCCATTCTGCTCTTTCTCTTGCCGACATCAACTTGTGTATGACCATCACGTCAAAGGACACGGGGCCACGCGTGTCTACAAGTGCTCAGACTGTGACTACAGCACTCGGAATAAGCAGAAGATCACATGGCATAGCCGGATCCACACAGGAGAAAAACCGTACAAGTGTCACCTCTGCACTTACGCATGCGCAGACCCTTCACGTCTAAAA tACCACATGCGCATCCACAAAGACGAGAAGAACTACCTGTGCCCTGAATGTGGCTACAAATGCAAATGGGTCAACCAGCTCAAGTATCACATGACCAAACACACAG GTCTGAAGCCATACCAATGTGAGGAATGTGACTATTGCACCAACAGAGCCGATGCCCTCCGGGTGCACCGGGAGACCCGCCACCGGGACGTGCGTTCCTTCATCTGTGAGCAGTGCGGCAAAGCCTTCAAGACTCGCTTCCTGCTCAAAACTCATCTTAAAAAACACAGCGAGGAAAAACCATACGTCTGCAACGTGTGTCAACGAGGCTTCCGCTGGCCCGCCGGCCTGCGCCACCACTACCTCACCCACACCAACCAGCAGCCGTTCTTCTGCCAGTACTGCTCGTACCGGGCCAAGCAGAAGTTCCAGGTGGTCAAACACATCCAGCGGCATCACCCCAATAACCCAGACCTGACCCAGGGCGTCGGGAAGGAGCCCTATCTATTCTCTGTCCATGGACACGATGCAACGTTTCAGCCGATCCCAGAATGCGATGGACAACCTGGAGGAGGAACCGGACATTAA